A stretch of the Rhinoderma darwinii isolate aRhiDar2 chromosome 3, aRhiDar2.hap1, whole genome shotgun sequence genome encodes the following:
- the LOC142750367 gene encoding uncharacterized protein LOC142750367, with translation MPGGFIHWCTGLVLCTHTLQTRRDARESSKMPKAKKKTKHLEIEGGEESRGEERDKKNVGEERKEKASKTKCSRTTRFLVRLQKAFARLTGCMRRRNNSKKENKCSGELPEPSNMVLVDDKVNVTSEPKEKPKDCKDDQSLKAYGQEKNKLTTSYVEQHILQHYHQIQDQIHIHETLYIQYYSGQDSEKHAGSKSLKADRKEKDKLTSYYMERLILQHYCEIEDQIHIIETLYIQYYSGQDGEKHAGDKSLKTDGQAKDKLTTGYVEHQILQHYHEIEDQIHIHETLYIQYYSGLDSEKLAGDKSLKTDGQAKDKLTTSYVEHQILQNYHEIEDQIHIHETLYIQYYSGLDSEKLAGDKSLKTGEQAKDKMTTRYLEQQILQHYHEIKDLIHIHETIYIQYYSGQDNEKHAGEETEDRKGSATPKTSQSCSSCREEKSDNACLEEPVATSSYKKKTATVALSLKTFTFHTLLAKGGFGKVLVATDVIRKEHVAIKVVNKKIHTEYGYNLAEREILHLSHENHYLVHGLAAFQTDSYVYYVMELATRGDLNDFIEMNLRLNFSTSRFITAEVVCGLQFLHKKGIIHRDLKPKNILLTREGHIKLADFGISIMNEYERTAERFRGTPGYAAPEMVKCLEHGQEVDFFALGVTLYKMSSGKHPFYGTTKELINYAVNTKTPSYPEFLTPETVQILKRLLNKNHHRRLGVKGNIRKHKFFSAVNWNDVENRTAVPPEILVSVPEYLNVTSTLRYKEEPYSIKSQKLFEDFSFVCPAWSENYHPTNIV, from the exons atgccaggTGGCTTCATACACTGGTGCACAGGTTTGGTACTTTGCACTCACACACTGCAGACGAGGAGAGACGCACGTGAGAGCTCAAAAATGCCGAAAGCGAAGAAGAAGACGAAGCATCTAGAGATTGAAGGAGGGGAGGAGAgtagaggagaggagagagacaaAAAGAATGTAGGAGAAGAGAGAAAGGAGAAGGCGAGTAAGACTAAGTGTAGCAGAACCACTCGCTTCTTAGTGCGCCTACAGAAAGCCTTTGCAAGGCTTACCGGATGTATGCGGAGGAGGAACAACTCCAAGAAGGAAAATAAATGTTCCGGTGAACTCCCAGAACCCAGTAACATGGTTCTAGTGGACGACAAAG TGAATGTGACATCTGAGCCTAAAGAAAAACCTAAGGATTGTAAAGATGATCAAAGCCTGAAGGCATATGGACAGGAGAAAAATAAGCTGACAACCAGCTATGTGGAACAACATATTCTCCAACATTACCATCAGATCCAAGATCAAATCCACATCCATGAGACcctatacatacaatattatagTGGTCAGGATAGTGAGAAACATGCTGGATCTAAGAGCCTGAAGGCAGATAGAAAGGAGAAAGATAAGCTGACAAGCTATTATATGGAACGGCTCATTCTCCAACATTACTGTGAGATCGAAGACCAAATCCACATAATTGAGaccctatacatacagtattatagtggtcaggATGGTGAGAAACATGCTGGAGATAAGAGCCTGAAGACCGATGGACAGGCCAAAGACAAGCTGACAACCGGCTATGTGGAACACCAAATTCTCCAACATTACCATGAGATCGAAGACCAAATCCACATCCATGAGaccctatacatacagtattatagtggtctgGATAGTGAGAAACTTGCTGGAGATAAGAGCCTGAAGACCGATGGACAGGCCAAAGACAAGCTGACAACCAGCTATGTGGAACACCAAATTCTCCAAAATTACCATGAGATCGAAGACCAAATTCACATCCATGAGaccctatacatacagtattatagtggtctgGATAGTGAGAAACTTGCTGGAGATAAGAGCCTGAAGACTGGTGAACAGGCCAAAGACAAGATGACAACCAGATATTTGGAACAGCAAATTCTCCAACATTACCATGAGATCAAAGACCTAATCCATATCCATGAGaccatatacatacagtattatagtggtcaggataatgagaaacatgctggagaggagacagaggacaggaaagGCAGCGCGACACCAAAGACATCACAAAGTTGCAGCAGTTGTCGTGAAGAAAAAAGTGACAACGCCTGTCTGGAAGAGCCAGTGGCCACATCTTCTTATAAGAAGAAGACTGCTACAGTAGCCCTATCTCTGAAAACCTTTACTTTCCACACTTTATTAGCAAAAGGAGGTTTCGGAAAAGTTTTGGTGGCAACAGATGTAATCCGGAAAGAACATGTTGCCATTAAAGTGGTCAACAAGAAGATACACACAGAGTATGGGTACAACCTGGCAGAACGTGAGATTCTCCATCTATCACACGAGAACCACTACCTTGTTCATGGCCTTGCTGCCTTCCAGACTGACAGCTACGTCTATTATGTGATGGAACTGGCCACCAGGGGGGACCTAAATGATTTTATTGAGATGAACCTTCGTCTGAATTTTTCCACGTCAAGATTCATAACAGCAGAAGTGGTTTGCGGTCTGCAGTTCCTGCATAAAAAAGGCATCATACACCGCGACCTGAAGCCCAAAAACATCCTACTGACCAGAGAGGGCCACATCAAATTAGCCGATTTTGGTATTTCTATCATGAATGAGTATGAGCGCACTGCAGAGCGTTTCAGGGGAACACCAGGATACGCTGCCCCAGAAATGGTAAAGTGCCTGGAACATGGACAAGAGGTTGACTTCTTTGCTCTGGGAGTGACTTTGTACAAAATGTCCTCGGGTAAGCACCCTTTCTACGGCACAACAAAGGAATTGATTAATTATGCTGTCAACACCAAAACGCCTTCCTACCCAGAGTTCCTAACCCCTGAGACAGTGCAGATCTTAAAAAGGCTTCTAAACAAAAACCACCACAGACGGCTGGGAGTCAAAGGAAACATCAGAAaacataaatttttctcagctgtGAACTGGAATGATGTGGAAAACCGGACAGCAGTTCCCCCTGAGATACTCGTGTCAGTTCCTGAGTACCTGAACGTTACTTCCACTCTGCGCTACAAGGAAGAGCcgtacagcataaagtctcagaaGCTGTTTGAAGACTTCAGCTTTGTATGTCCTGCGTGGTCTGAAAACTATCATCCCACCAACATCGTGTAG